The window TCGCGGGGCGCTTCCTTGACCAGGACCGGCCATCGCATCCGATCGGTCGTATATCGCACAGCCAGCGACTGCCGGCCTGTGCGGGTGCAGTCAGTACTCCACGCTCACGGACACCCCCTGCGCCTGGCTCGCGCCGTACAGGCTGACGTAGAGGTAGCCTTCCGGCGGATAGTTCACCAGCACGGTTTCGCTGTTGCCGGCGTTGGTCGAGCGGTAGTTGTGGTACTCGCGGGTGGCCCAGCTGCCGAGGCTGTTGACGTAGAGATCGGCATTGCCGGTGCCGCCCTGCGTCGTGATCCGCAGCGAGGCGATGCCCTTCGGCACGTACACGTACATGTACACGTAATCGCGCAGCGGCACGGTCAGGTTGCTGCGCACGCAGTTGCGGCCGAGCGCGGCGGGTACGCCGGGGCATTCCGACAGGCCGCCGGCGCTGACCGTCACCGTGCGTTGCACCGTGGCGGTGGCGCCGGAGTCGTCTGTCACCGTCAGCCGCACGGTGTAGCTGCCCGCCGAGGCATAGGCGTGCGCGGGATTGGCCGAGGTCGCGGTGCCGCCGTCGCCGAAGTTCCAGGCACGGGAGACGATGCGGCCGTCGGGATCGCTCGAACCGTCGGTGAACTGCGCCGACAGGCCGTTGACCGCCACGGTGAACGCGGCGACCGGCGGCTTGTTCGCCTGGGTGGCCGTGACCGTCACCGGCTTGGTGCTGACCGCCTTCGCGCCGCGGTCGTCGGTCACCGTGAGCTCCACCGTGTAGGTGCCCGCTGCCGCGTAGGCATGCGACGGCGAGGCGCTGCTCGCGGTGGCGCCGTCGCCGAAGCGCCAAGCGTACGAGACGATGCGCCCGTCGGCGTCGGTGGAGGCGTCGGCGAAGCTCGCGTTCAGGCCGTTGGTGACGACGCTGAAGGCCGCGACCGGCGGCTGGTTGGCCGGCGTGCAGCCGCTGACGACGCAGGGCAGCCATGCGCGGAAGTCGGCGTCGTTGCCGGTGCCGATGCTGCGCATGTAGTTGCCGTAGCCGGCGTAGTTGCCGGGGCGGAAGTAGCCGAGGATCGCGCTCACCTGGGCGGGCTGGCGCTCGAACATGTAGCGCACCGCCAGGTAGCCCCAGTTGTAGATCCGGGTCTGCCCGCTGTTGTAGTCGTTCGCATAGATGCTGCTGAGGCTGTAGGTGCCCTTGGCGGCTTCCTGCTGCGCGTCGACGTAGGCGACGTTGCGGTACGAATACGACATGTATTCGGCGAAGCCCTCCACCCACCACACCGTCGGCTGCGCCATGGCGGCGGAGAAGTCGCCGAACATGTTGAAGCGGCCGTCGAGGTAGTGGATGTACTCGTGGGTCAGGTTCCAGATCTCGAAGCGCTGCGGCTGCAGCCACTCGGCTTCATACGCGACGAAGCGGGCCTGGTTGCCGGCCGCCGACGGGTTGCCTTCCAGGTACATGCCGCCGTTGTTGGTGTCGATGCCGAAGATGGCCCCGGCGTAGGTGCCGTAGTCGGTGCTGCTGTTGAACACCACCATTTCCAGCGCGGCGTTGTTGTCGCCCGCGACGGGAACGCGGCCGGTCTTCAGCAGGTCGTGGAAGTAGCCTTCCTCGCCACCCACGATCGTGCAGGTGTCGGCCAGTTCGGACGCGGTCATCGCCTGCGCGCGGATGGTCAGCGTGGCGCTGCAGGTGTGGCGGATCGGCAGCGCCGCGGCTTCCGCGCGGGCCTTGAAGTCGCATATGCCGTAGTAGCTGCAGTTGGCGGCGTCGTAGTAGCTCACCATGTCGCCCAAGCCCATCCACAGCGGCGCGGTCGGGCCGGTCACCGAGGAGCGGTCGAGCAAGGCCTTGACCCGCGAGCGCGCCAGCGTCTTCGGCTGCCCCGCGTACTGCAGGAAGCGCGCCATCTCCCGGCCGGCGTTGCTCACCAGATAGTCGTTCGCGCCGCCCATCAGGCCGAAGTTGCGGTTGGCGAAGCCGTACAGGGTGTCGATGATCGAGGTGTCGGTCTGCACCAGCTGGCGGAAGTCGTCCTGCTGGTGGCCGCGGAACAGCACCGTGTAGGTGTTGTTCACCGCGGTGAGCATCCAGTAGTAGGCGTTGTGACCGCTGCCGTAGCCGTCGAGCAGGCGCTTGATCGCGGGCAGGTAGCGCGCGTTCTCCGAGCTGCTGTCGATGAGGGTGACGTACTCCGCGAGGATCTCGCCGTGGACGTCGTTCACCAGCCCGAAGTTGGCGTTGTTCGCGAACGCATCCAGCGCCGGCCGGATCGCGTTGCGCAGCGTCGCGCCGTAGTTGCCGACCGCCGGGTCGTAGAACTGCACGTAATAGCCGGCGCGCAGGAACAGGATGAGCTGGAGCGCGCCGTCGCGGTTGGTGCCGTCGTAGCGCCCGGCCACCGTGGCGAACGCGCCGGCGATCGTGGCCATCTTCGCTTCGGGGAAGGTGCTGGCGGCGACGCTGCCGGTCAGCCCGAACAGGTCGTTGATGCAGCTCACCGGCGCGGCCGTCACCGCGGCCACCAGCGCCTGCCCGCTCAGACTGGCGAACTGGGTGCTGCTGCACGCTGCTGTGGCGGCGGCGCGCAGGCCCTTCCGCGCGGCGAGGGATGGCCGGTCGAGGAGGTTCTCACGACTGCCGCCCTGGTCGAAGGTGGCGTCCACCCACCGGCTCAGCGGCGACTGCAGCGGCATCCGCTGCGATGCGTCGAGTTTCCCGTCCTGCACGTGGCCGCCGAACACCTGGCGCTCGGTCTGCGGCGATTTCTCGATGGCGCGCGTCCTCGCCGCGCGCCGCTGCGCGCCGTTTCCCGAATACAGCAGCGGACTTCGTCGCTGGATGGCGTTCGCGGGCGTCGCGGCCTGCGACTGGCTGACCGCGAGCGCTTCGGCCGCGGTGGCGGACGTGCGCCAGAGCGCCAGGTTCTGGCCCGCATAGGCCACCAGGCTGGCGAGCGCGGCGATGCCGCCGAGGACCGCCAACCGATACGCGCGGTGTTTGCTTGGTAATGGCATTGGATCGTCTCCGTCGTTGGGATGATGCGGCGCATGGCCGCAATCGGCGGCGCCCCTCCCGGGCGCTGCCGATACGTACGCCGGCGGCACGGGCTGCCGGCTGGAGCGGACGGGAACGCCGCCAGAAAGACGAACTCAATCCCCGACGCGAACGAGGCCGGCGCACAGCGCCCGGATCCGGCCCCCTCCGGATCGCCCGTCCGCGAACCCCGCTACTGGTTCCAATCCGGCGTCTGCCGCTTCAGCAGATGCCGCACGAAGAAATCGAACTTGCGCCGCTGCACGTAGCGGTCGGTTTCGCCGTTGCCGCGGCCGACGCCGTGGCCCGC is drawn from Thermomonas brevis and contains these coding sequences:
- a CDS encoding collagenase, with the translated sequence MPLPSKHRAYRLAVLGGIAALASLVAYAGQNLALWRTSATAAEALAVSQSQAATPANAIQRRSPLLYSGNGAQRRAARTRAIEKSPQTERQVFGGHVQDGKLDASQRMPLQSPLSRWVDATFDQGGSRENLLDRPSLAARKGLRAAATAACSSTQFASLSGQALVAAVTAAPVSCINDLFGLTGSVAASTFPEAKMATIAGAFATVAGRYDGTNRDGALQLILFLRAGYYVQFYDPAVGNYGATLRNAIRPALDAFANNANFGLVNDVHGEILAEYVTLIDSSSENARYLPAIKRLLDGYGSGHNAYYWMLTAVNNTYTVLFRGHQQDDFRQLVQTDTSIIDTLYGFANRNFGLMGGANDYLVSNAGREMARFLQYAGQPKTLARSRVKALLDRSSVTGPTAPLWMGLGDMVSYYDAANCSYYGICDFKARAEAAALPIRHTCSATLTIRAQAMTASELADTCTIVGGEEGYFHDLLKTGRVPVAGDNNAALEMVVFNSSTDYGTYAGAIFGIDTNNGGMYLEGNPSAAGNQARFVAYEAEWLQPQRFEIWNLTHEYIHYLDGRFNMFGDFSAAMAQPTVWWVEGFAEYMSYSYRNVAYVDAQQEAAKGTYSLSSIYANDYNSGQTRIYNWGYLAVRYMFERQPAQVSAILGYFRPGNYAGYGNYMRSIGTGNDADFRAWLPCVVSGCTPANQPPVAAFSVVTNGLNASFADASTDADGRIVSYAWRFGDGATASSASPSHAYAAAGTYTVELTVTDDRGAKAVSTKPVTVTATQANKPPVAAFTVAVNGLSAQFTDGSSDPDGRIVSRAWNFGDGGTATSANPAHAYASAGSYTVRLTVTDDSGATATVQRTVTVSAGGLSECPGVPAALGRNCVRSNLTVPLRDYVYMYVYVPKGIASLRITTQGGTGNADLYVNSLGSWATREYHNYRSTNAGNSETVLVNYPPEGYLYVSLYGASQAQGVSVSVEY